The DNA window TGGCACTGAAGAGAATCAGTTTGACAAGATTCGCATATATCCGTCGCCAGATGGGAAATATGCAGTTGCGTGGCAGTATACCCCAGCACAAGATCACAAAATCCACCTAGTGGAATCGTCTCCAGAAGATCAGATCGAGCCGAAACTCCACACAAAAAAGTACCTCAAGCCGGGCGATCGTGTAAGAATAGATAGACCTCGTCTTTTTGATCTCAGGAGCCGAAGCGAAGTTCCAACAGACGACACGCTTTTCAAGCACCCCTACAAGCTAAATCATCTCAAATGGGAGGAGAACAGCACAGAGTATCTCTTCTACTTTAATGAACGCGGCCATCGGACTGTCAGAGTCATAGGAATCAGCACCGATGGAAACGTCAGGACAATCATCGAGGAGGCAAGCGACACTTTCGTCGACTATACAAAGTCATACTACAAATTCCTCAGTGAGTCGGATGAACTTCTATGGACGAGTGAACGGGATGGATACAACCACCTCTATCTCATTGACATAACCACTGGCACTATCAAAACCCAAATAACAAAGGGATCCTGGATGGTCAATGTCATAGAGTCTGTGGATAGAGATGCGCGCCGAATATGGTTCCAGGCTTATGGACTGAAGGATAGTGAGGACCCGTACCATGGGCATTTGGCCCGAGTCAACTTTGACGGATCAGACTTTAAGATTCTCACAGAGGGCGATGGAACCCATTCCTGGACATTATCCCCTGACAGGCGATACTTGATAGACACCTGGTCAAGGGTTGACTCTCCACCTGCAACAGTCCTTCGTGACGGTAAGTCGGGAGAGCAGATAATGGAGCTTGAGAAGGGGGACCGGAAAGACTTGGAAGACAAAGGATGTTCATTGCCAGAAAGATTTGTTGCTCCTGGCCGTGATGGCGAGACTCTCATTTACGGAATCATCGTCCGCCCAGCCGATTTTGACAGCACCAAGAAGTACCCCATTCTCAACGATATATACGCCGGACCGCATGACTTTCACGTCCCCAAAGCCTTCACATCTCTATCGCGTGAACGACTATGGGCCGATAAAGGCTATATCGTAGTAGAGATCGACGGAATGGGCACAGACCGGCGTAGCAAAAGATTCCATGATGTCTGCTACAAGAATCTCCACGACTCAGGTCTTCCAGACCATATTGCCTGGTCAAAGAGTGCAGCATCAACTCGGCCATGGATGGATTTATCTCGTGTAGGGATCATGGGCGGCTCAGCAGGGGGTCAGAATGCCGTGGCAGCAATGCTTCATCATAGTGACTTCTTTAAAGCAGGCATCGCAGACTCAGGGTGTCATGATAATCGCATGGACAAGATATGGTGGAATGAGCTGTGGATGGGATACCCAGTCGATGAAGCATATGAGAAGTCGTCCAACATTACGCACGCTTCCAAGCTTAAAGGTCCGCTGATGTTGATTGTTGGAGACGTTGACAAAAACGTTGATCCATCCTCAACGTTTCAGATGGTGAATGCTTTGAACAAGGCAGGTAAGAATTATGAGTTTCTATTGATTCCTGGGGGTGAGCATTGTAGTGGTGGTGGGAAGTATGGTCTTGCTCGTCAAAGTGAGTTCTTTAAGCGGAATTTGCAACAACAATCATCATTTCGAGTAGATTTGTATGATGATTCTGCTCAAGACTGAAGACCTGGAGAATTAGAACTTGTAATTGAGTTTGAATTACATACTGCCGTTGAATCCTTGTTTGATAGCTCCAGGTAGTTTTTAGTGCAACATAAAGGGTCT is part of the Fusarium poae strain DAOMC 252244 chromosome 4, whole genome shotgun sequence genome and encodes:
- a CDS encoding hypothetical protein (MEROPS:MER0004921), which codes for MEKVVEACISSTNVTPHWLPSGNAFWYKQSYEPGKHQFFLVNIIKKSRELAFDHKLLAEVLRQKTNEEVNDLALPFAFVEPVPEESCIRFRFGNRKWQFGPDDKLEEWDGDFTTEPEGLLQKEVPSSHSHTDVTVDFVNRTGKTLKVSWINWDGKPVYYRTIKNGQTKRQLTYVGHIWRLVDVSDEKFRAVYAAPDTGTHAAIIEDLSDSIPEASPSSDDEKSEADEDPVEVENGACHVKEFNLWYKDDDGQDVQLSKDGTEENQFDKIRIYPSPDGKYAVAWQYTPAQDHKIHLVESSPEDQIEPKLHTKKYLKPGDRVRIDRPRLFDLRSRSEVPTDDTLFKHPYKLNHLKWEENSTEYLFYFNERGHRTVRVIGISTDGNVRTIIEEASDTFVDYTKSYYKFLSESDELLWTSERDGYNHLYLIDITTGTIKTQITKGSWMVNVIESVDRDARRIWFQAYGLKDSEDPYHGHLARVNFDGSDFKILTEGDGTHSWTLSPDRRYLIDTWSRVDSPPATVLRDGKSGEQIMELEKGDRKDLEDKGCSLPERFVAPGRDGETLIYGIIVRPADFDSTKKYPILNDIYAGPHDFHVPKAFTSLSRERLWADKGYIVVEIDGMGTDRRSKRFHDVCYKNLHDSGLPDHIAWSKSAASTRPWMDLSRVGIMGGSAGGQNAVAAMLHHSDFFKAGIADSGCHDNRMDKIWWNELWMGYPVDEAYEKSSNITHASKLKGPLMLIVGDVDKNVDPSSTFQMVNALNKAGKNYEFLLIPGGEHCSGGGKYGLARQSEFFKRNLQQQSSFRVDLYDDSAQD